From Pan paniscus chromosome 6, NHGRI_mPanPan1-v2.0_pri, whole genome shotgun sequence, one genomic window encodes:
- the LOC117980945 gene encoding large ribosomal subunit protein eL32-like: MAALRPLVKPKIVKKRTKKFIWHQSDQYVKIKRNCRKPRGIDNRVRRRFKGQILMPNIGYGSNKKTKHMLPSGCRKFLVHNIKELEVLLMCNKSYCAEIAHNVSSKNRKAIVETAAQLAIRVTNPNARLCSEENE; encoded by the coding sequence ATGGCCGCCCTCAGACCCCTTGTGAAGCCCAAGATCGTCAAAAAGAGAACCAAGAAGTTCATCTGGCACCAGTCAGACCAATATGTCAAAATTAAGCGTAACTGCCGGAAACCCAGAGGCATTGACAACAGGGTTCGTAGAAGATTCAAGGGCCAGATCTTGATGCCCAACATTGGTTATGGgagcaacaaaaaaacaaagcacatgCTGCCCAGTGGCTGCCGGAAGTTCCTGGTCCACAACATCAAGGAGCTGGAAGTGCTGCTGATGTGCAACAAATCTTACTGTGCCGAGATCGCTCACAATGTTTCCTCCAAGAACCGCAAAGCCATCGTGGAAACAGCTGCCCAACTGGCCATCAGAGTCACCAACCCCAATGCCAGGCTGTGCAGTGAAGAAAATGAGTAG